In Amaranthus tricolor cultivar Red isolate AtriRed21 chromosome 5, ASM2621246v1, whole genome shotgun sequence, a genomic segment contains:
- the LOC130813760 gene encoding trimethyltridecatetraene synthase-like, protein MDAPTWSAYAFAWLGALALVLLSSHLRRRKLNLPPGPKPWPIIGNFNLIGSLPHRSIHELSKKYGHVMMLRFGSVPVLVGSSVEMAKLFLKTYDVIFAGRPKTSAGKYTTYNYSDITWSQYGPYWRQARKMCLMELFSAKRLESYEYIRVEELNTILGDILKTNGEPTMIKDQLSTLSLNVISRMVLGKRYLDENEENSIVTPDEFKKMLDELFLLNGVFNLGDWITCLKYIDVQGYVKRMKVLAKKFDGFMEHVLDEHNARREKEKENWVPKDMVDVLLQLASDPTLEVKLERIGIKAFSQDLIAGGTESSAVTVEWAMAELLKKPHIITKAIDELDSVIGKKRWVEEKDMQNLPYIRAIAKETMRLHPVAPMLVPRMTREPVKIEGYDVPKGSLVLVNTFTIQRDPNVYENPEEFWPERFIGKDIDVKGQSFELLPFGSGRRMCPGYSLGLKVIESSLANLLHGFTWKLPDNMKVEDLDMEEIFGLSNPKKNPLIACAQPRLPHHLYHI, encoded by the exons ATGGATGCACCAACTTGGTCCGCCTATGCATTTGCATGGCTAGGAGCTTTAGCCCTTGTACTCCTTTCAAGCCACCTTCGTCGTCGTAAACTAAACCTACCACCTGGCCCGAAACCATGGCCGATCATTGGAAACTTCAACCTTATCGGATCCCTTCCGCATCGTTCCATCCATGAGCTTTCTAAGAAATATGGGCATGTAATGATGCTTCGATTCGGGTCAGTTCCTGTTTTAGTAGGCTCATCGGTGGAAATGGCAAAACTTTTCCTTAAAACCTATGATGTTATATTTGCTGGGAGGCCTAAAACCTCCGCAGGTAAATACACAACCTATAATTACTCTGATATAACATGGTCTCAATATGGTCCATATTGGCGTCAAGCCAGAAAAATGTGTCTAATGGAGCTCTTTAGTGCGAAGAGACTCGAATCTTACGAGTACATACGTGTAGAAGAGCTTAATACAATATTAGGAGACATACTTAAGACTAATGGTGAACCCACCATGATAAAAGATCAACTCTCAACATTGAGCTTAAATGTAATTAGTAGGATGGTTTTAGGGAAAAGGTACTtagatgaaaatgaagaaaattcaATTGTTACACCGGACGAATTTAAGAAGATGCTTGATGAATTGTTCTTACTAAATGGGGTGTTTAATCTTGGGGATTGGATCACTTGTCTTAAGTATATTGATGTTCAAGGTTATGTGAAGAGGATGAAGGTTTTGGCTAAGAAATTTGATGGGTTTATGGAGCATGTATTGGATGAACATAATGCTAGAAGggaaaaagagaaggaaaattGGGTGCCTAAGGATATGGTGGATGTTTTGTTACAGTTAGCTAGTGATCCTACTCTTGAAGTTAAGCTTGAGAGAATTGGAATCAAGGCCTTTAGCCAG gatttgattgCTGGAGGCACAGAAAGTTCAGCTGTAACAGTAGAATGGGCAATGGCCGAACTTTTGAAGAAACCACACATAATAACTAAGGCCATAGACGAGCTTGATAGTGTAATAGGGAAAAAACGATGGGTTGAGGAGAAAGATATGCAAAACCTACCCTACATTCGTGCAATTGCAAAGGAAACAATGAGACTGCACCCAGTTGCACCAATGCTTGTGCCTAGAATGACTAGAGAACCTGTGAAAATCGAAGGTTATGATGTTCCTAAAGGCTCACTTGTCCTGGTAAATACTTTCACCATACAAAGAGACCCTAATGTCTATGAAAATCCCGAGGAATTTTGGCCTGAAAGATTTATTGGTAAAGATATCGATGTTAAAGGTCAAAGTTTTGAGTTATTGCCTTTTGGATCAGGAAGAAGGATGTGTCCTGGCTATAGTCTTGGACTAAAAGTTATTGAATCGAGTTTGGCTAATCTTCTTCATGGATTTACTTGGAAATTGCCTGATAATATGAAGGTAGAAGATTTGGATATGGAAGAGATTTTTGGTCTCTCAAATCCTAAGAAGAATCCACTCATTGCTTGTGCCCAACCTCGTCTTCCTCATCATTTATATCATATTTGA
- the LOC130813761 gene encoding cytochrome P450 750A1-like gives MDVPTWSAYEFAWLGALALVLLSKHLRRRKLNLPPGPKPWPIIGNFNLIGPLPHRSIHDLSKKYGHVMMLRFGSFPVLVGSSVEMAKLFLKTHDVIFSGRPKTSAGKYTAYNYSDITWSQYGSYWRQARKMCLMELFSAKRL, from the coding sequence ATGGATGTACCAACTTGGTCCGCCTATGAATTTGCATGGCTAGGAGCTTTAGCCCTTGTCCTCCTTTCGAAACACCTTCGCCGTCGTAAACTAAACCTACCACCGGGACCAAAACCATGGCCGATCATCGGAAACTTCAACCTTATTGGACCCCTTCCACACCGTTCCATTCATGATCTTTCTAAGAAATATGGACATGTAATGATGCTTCGATTCGGGTCATTTCCGGTTTTGGTAGGCTCATCGGTGGAAATGGCAAAACTTTTCCTTAAAACCCATGATGTTATATTTTCTGGGAGGCCTAAAACCTCCGCAGGCAAGTACACAGCCTATAATTATTCTGATATAACATGGTCTCAATATGGTTCTTATTGGCGTCAAGCTAGAAAAATGTGTCTAATGGAACTCTTTAGCGCTAAGAGACTCTAG
- the LOC130813762 gene encoding trimethyltridecatetraene synthase-like: protein MEAISWLVTFAATLIFTYHILYNRKLNLPPGPKPWPIIGNFNLIGPLPHLSIHNLSKKYGPLMMIHLGSVPVLIGSSVEMAELFLKTHDLAFAGRPKNAAGKYTTHDYSNITWSQYGPYLRQARKLCMTELFSAKRLDSFEYIRIEELNLMLKGVYEVEGKPLLVKDYLSNYSLNVISRMVLGNTYVDDKEGKSIIKSKEFKGMLDELFLLNGVFNLGDWIPFLKYVDVQGYVKRMKILGKKLDGFMEHVLDEHNDRKDKEKGNWVPKDMVDLLLQLGGDPTIQIELDRKRIKGFIQDLITGGTESSAITVEWAMTELLRNPDIMDKAVEELDCVIGKEKWVQEKDLQNLPYIWAIIKETLRLHPSGPFLVPHMSREHVNINGYDIPKGTLVFVNTYTIQRDPKVYDRPEEFQPDRFIGKNIDITGLHFELLPFGSGRRMCPGYNLGIKVICSSLANLLQGFTWKLPNDMKPKDLDMEEKFGISIPKKNPLIACAEPRHPHHLYNV from the exons ATGGAGGCTATTTCATGGCTAGTAACCTTTGCCGCCACACTAATTTTCACTTACCACATCTTATACAACCGCAAGCTAAACCTCCCACCCGGCCCAAAACCATGGCCCATCATAGGAAACTTCAATCTTATTGGCCCACTTCCTCACCTGTCCATCCACAACCTCTCTAAAAAATATGGGCCATTGATGATGATCCATTTAGGATCCGTACCCGTCTTAATAGGGTCCTCCGTTGAAATGGCGGAACTATTCCTTAAAACCCATGATTTAGCCTTCGCAGGGAGGCCTAAAAATGCAGCAGGAAAGTACACAACACATGATTATTCAAATATAACATGGTCACAATACGGTCCATATTTACGTCAAGCACGAAAATTGTGCATGACGGAGCTTTTTAGTGCAAAAAGGCTTGATTCATTTGAGTATATACGTATAGAAGAGCTTAATTTAATGTTAAAGGGCGTATATGAGGTTGAAGGGAAACCATTATTAGTAAAAGATTATCTTTCTAATTATAGTTTAAATGTGATTAGTAGGATGGTTTTAGGGAATACATATGTAGATGATAAGGAAGGGAAATCTATAATTAAGTCAAAAGAGTTTAAGGGGATGCTTGATGAATTGTTTTTATTAAATGGGGTGTTTAATCTTGGGGATTGGATCCCTTTTCTTAAGTATGTGGATGTGCAAGGCTATGTGAAGAGGATGAAGATTTTGGGGAAGAAACTTGATGGGTTTATGGAGCATGTGTTAGATGAACATAATGATAGAAAGGATAAAGAGAAGGGAAATTGGGTGCCTAAGGATATGGTGGATTTGTTGTTACAACTTGGTGGTGATCCTACCATTCAAATTGAGCTTGATAGGAAAAGGATTAAAGGATTCATTCAg GATTTGATTACCGGAGGGACGGAAAGTTCGGCAATTACCGTTGAATGGGCAATGACCGAACTCCTTAGAAATCCAGACATCATGGATAAGGCAGTCGAAGAACTTGATTGTGTAATCGGAAAAGAGAAATGGGTTCAAGAGAAGGACTTACAAAACTTACCTTACATTTGGgcaataataaaagaaacactTAGATTACATCCTTCAGGGCCTTTTCTGGTACCTCACATGTCTAGAGAACACGTAAATATCAATGGCTACGATATTCCCAAAGGCACACTAGTATTTGTCAACACTTATACAATCCAAAGAGATCCTAAAGTGTATGATAGGCCCGAGGAATTTCAGCCTGATAGGTTTATTGGCAAGAATATAGATATTACAGGTTTGCATTTTGAGTTGTTACCTTTCGGATCAGGAAGAAGGATGTGTCCCGGGTACAATTTAGGTATCAAAGTCATATGTTCAAGTTTGGCTAATCTTCTCCAAGGGTTCACATGGAAATTACCAAATGATATGAAACCTAAGGATTTGGATATGGAAGAGAAATTTGGTATTTCAATTCCTAAGAAAAATCCTCTCATTGCATGTGCTGAGCCTAGACATCCACATCATCTGTATAATGTATGA
- the LOC130813763 gene encoding linoleate 13S-lipoxygenase 3-1, chloroplastic, producing the protein MAVAKEIMSIPLIERSLLISSTNLIQTFHKRKSPVYSKPFRGKRLSVVKPLAAVSEEYYLIKTSPPSDLRINHHDHNSGDSKLKVRAVVTVRNKNKQDFKESVVRHFDNLADKIGRNVVLQLVSTQIDPRSRGPRKSGEVVLKDWSKKSNLKAERVNYVAEFVVDTNFGDPGAILITNNHQQEFFLDTITVEGFACGPVHFPCNSWVQSYKDLQAKRIFFHNKPYLPHETPAGLRALREKELKELRGNGKGERKLSDRIYDYDIYNDLGNPDKGSQFVRPILGGQDIPYPRRCRTGRPPMQTDSKYESRVEKPLPIYIPRDEQFEESKAGTFSFCRLRAVLHNLLPSFTTNISSKYDFTGFKHIDTLFSEGLLLNLGLHDKFLKKLPEVVQKIQANSQGLLKFDTPLIISKDKMAWMRDDEFARQFLAGVNPVSIERMQSFPPVSKLETNVHGTVESALKEEHIIGYLDGMSVQEALDTNRLYIVDYHDIYLPFLERLNAMDGRKSYATRTVFFLTSLGTLKPIAIELSLPPSGPNRKSKRVVNPPVDSTNNWIWQLAKAHVCANDAGAHQLIHHWLRTHAALEPFIIAAHRQLSCMHPIYKLMEPHMRYTLHINALARQSLINGDGVIEDCFTPGRYSMEISAAAYKNWRFDLEGLPSDLIRRGIAVPDSTQPHGIRLLLEDYPYAADGLLIWGAIENWVRGYVDRYYEDTNLVAEDRELQAWYNEAVNVGHADVCNASWWPKLNTPDDLVKIITTLVWLGSAQHAALNFGQYPYGGYMPNRPVLMRRLIPDENDPEYTSFLSDPQKFYLSAVPSVLQTSKFIAVIDTLSTHSPDEEYLGERVQPSTWTGDPEIVEKFFEFSSEIRRIEKEIDRRNADPRLRNRCGAGVIPYELMAPSSEPGVTCRGVPNSITI; encoded by the exons ATGGCAGTAGCAAAAGAAATCATGAGTATTCCATTAATTGAAAGAAGTTTATTAATTTCTTCCACAAATTTGATCCAAACTTTCCATAAAAGGAAGAGTCCTGTTTATTCTAAGCCTTTTAGAGGGAAAAGATTGTCTGTGGTAAAGCCATTAGCAGCTGTGAGTGAAGAATATTACTTGATTAAAACATCTCCACCGTCTGATCTGAGAATCAATCATCATGATCATAATTCTGGTGATTCAAAACTCAAGGTTAGAGCTGTGGTTACTGTTAGAAACAAAAATAAGCAAGATTTTAAAGAAAGTGTTGTTAGACATTTTGATAATTTGGCTGACAAAATTGGAAGAAATGTTGTTCTTCAGCTTGTTAGCACTCAAATTGATCCAC GATCAAGAGGACCGAGAAAAAGTGGTGAAGTAGTATTAAAAGATTGGTCAAAGAAGTCAAATTTAAAAGCTGAAAGAGTAAATTACGTTGCTGAATTTGTTGTGGACACGAATTTTGGTGATCCTGGAGCAATTTTGATTACAAACAATCACCAACAAGAGTTTTTTCTTGATACTATTACTGTTGAAGGTTTTGCATGTGGCCCTGTTCATTTTCCTTGTAATTCTTGGGTTCAATCTTACAAAGATCTCCAAGCCAAAAGGATCTTTTTCCATAATAag CCTTATCTACCACATGAAACACCAGCAGGACTGAGAGCATTAAGGGAGAAGGAGCTAAAAGAATTAAGAGGCAATGggaaaggagagagaaaattgtCAGACAggatttatgattatgatatttACAATGATTTGGGAAATCCGGATAAAGGATCCCAATTTGTCCGCCCTATTCTTGGCGGTCAAGACATCCCATATCCTAGACGCTGTCGTACTGGCAGACCTCCTATGCAAACTG ATAGCAAGTATGAAAGCCGAGTAGAGAAGCCATTGCCAATATACATTCCAAGGGACGAACAGTTCGAGGAGTCTAAGGCAGGAACGTTTTCATTCTGCAGGCTTAGAGCAGTTCTTCATAATTTGTTACCATCCTTCACAACAAACATCTCCTCCAAGTATGATTTCACTGGGTTTAAGCACATTGACACTCTATTCAGTGAAGGATTGTTGCTTAATCTTGGATTACATGATAAATTTCTTAAGAAACTCCCAGAAGTGGTCCAAAAAATCCAAGCCAATAGTCAGGGTTTGCTCAAGTTTGATACTCCTCTCATTATATCTA AGGATAAGATGGCCTGGATGCGAGATGATGAATTTGCGAGACAATTTCTAGCGGGTGTGAACCCTGTTAGCATCGAGAGAATGCAATCCTTTCCACCAGTAAGCAAGCTCGAAACAAACGTTCATGGTACGGTTGAATCTGCCCTTAAAGAAGAGCACATTATTGGGTACCTAGATGGGATGTCAGTGCAAGAG GCTTTGGATACAAACAGGCTTTACATTGTGGATTACCATGACATCTACCTCCCATTCTTGGAGCGTTTGAACGCCATGGATGGTCGCAAATCATATGCAACTCGAACTGTATTCTTCTTGACCTCACTTGGCACGCTTAAGCCAATTGCTATCGAGCTAAGTCTGCCTCCATCAGGACCCAATCGGAAGTCCAAAAGGGTCGTCAATCCTCCAGTAGATTCGACCAATAATTGGATTTGGCAACTAGCCAAGGCTCACGTCTGCGCTAATGATGCAGGGGCGCACCAACTGATTCATCACTG GTTGAGGACACATGCAGCATTGGAGCCATTCATTATAGCCGCACACAGACAGTTAAGTTGTATGCATCCGATTTACAAACTCATGGAGCCTCATATGAGATACACATTGCATATTAATGCTTTGGCTCGTCAAAGCTTGATTAACGGAGATGGTGTTATCGAGGATTGTTTCACTCCTGGACGTTATAGCATGGAAATAAGTGCGGCTGCATACAAGAATTGGCGTTTTGATTTGGAAGGCCTACCTTCCGATCTTATCAGAAG GGGAATAGCGGTACCAGACAGTACACAGCCACATGGAATAAGGCTTTTGCTAGAGGACTATCCATATGCTGCCGATGGGTTACTAATTTGGGGGGCCATTGAAAATTGGGTTCGAGGTTATGTGGATCGTTACTACGAAGACACAAATCTAGTGGCTGAGGATCGAGAGCTTCAAGCTTGGTACAATGAGGCTGTCAATGTAGGCCACGCCGATGTATGTAATGCAAGCTGGTGGCCTAAACTGAACACACCAGATGACCTAGTAAAAATCATTACTACACTAGTATGGTTGGGCTCAGCCCAACATGCTGCCTTGAACTTTGGACAATACCCATATGGTGGGTACATGCCAAACCGTCCAGTTTTGATGCGTCGTTTGATCCCAGACGAAAATGATCCTGAGTATACCAGTTTCTTGTCGGACCCTCAAAAGTTCTACCTCTCTGCCGTTCCTAGTGTCTTGCAAACTAGCAAGTTTATCGCGGTAATTGATACCCTCTCCACGCACTCCCCTGATGAAGAGTACCTGGGGGAACGTGTCCAGCCCTCGACATGGACTGGAGACCCCGAGATTGTCGAGAAATTCTTCGAGTTCTCATCGGAGATACGAAGGATAGAGAAAGAGATTGACAGGAGGAACGCTGATCCTCGTCTAAGGAATAGGTGTGGTGCTGGTGTAATTCCATATGAACTTATGGCTCCTAGTTCTGAGCCTGGTGTTACTTGTAGAGGTGTGCCTAATAGCATAACTATTTAA